A stretch of Lathyrus oleraceus cultivar Zhongwan6 chromosome 6, CAAS_Psat_ZW6_1.0, whole genome shotgun sequence DNA encodes these proteins:
- the LOC127092991 gene encoding 22.7 kDa class IV heat shock protein isoform X1: MEVELGLKITRTKDDSTSISDFQFAKDRAGPVFLSKETDSTLTLTAHLKGYKKENIDININKDGTKISVSGEKEVQEMQMMPFKKEVKTKGFRKKFKIPNGVILDKIKAKYNEDEGRLTIVMPKIAKGELCGVGIEEVKEEEGANSIVSEPEQIVAEEEKILDNKSEEENAPVKKRRSKKPWHPCPPLVFGGSTLLASIIFLVLHYMRVRKS, from the exons ATGGAAGTTGAATTGGGTCTCAAGATCACAAGAACAAAAGATGACAGCACTTCCATTTCAGATTTTCAGTTTGCCAAAGATAGAGCAGGTCCTGTCTTCTTATCTAAAGAAACTGATTCAACTCTCACCCTCACAGCACATCTCAAAG GTTATAAGAAAGAGAACATCGACATCAACATTAACAAAGATGGTACAAAGATTTCAGTGAGTGGTGAAAAAGAGGTGCAAGAAATGCAAATGATGCCAttcaagaaagaggtgaaaacAAAAGGGTTTAGAAAGAAGTTCAAAATCCCTAATGGAGTTATTTTGGATAAGATCAAGGCTAAGTATAACGAAGATGAAGGACGGTTGACTATAGTGATGCCAAAAATTGCAAAAGGTGAATTGTGTGGGGTGGGAATAGAAGAAGTGAAGGAAGAAGAGGGTGCAAATAGTATTGTATCAGAACCAGAACAAATTGTAGCAGAAGAAGAAAAGATTTTAGATAATAAGAGTGAAGAGGAAAATGCTCCTGTGAAGAAGAGACGTTCTAAAAAGCCATGGCATCCTTGTCCTCCATTGGTTTTTGGAGGATCAACTTTGCTTGCATCTATTATTTTTCTTGTATTGCACTATATGAGAGTGAGAAAGAGTTGA
- the LOC127092991 gene encoding 22.7 kDa class IV heat shock protein isoform X2: MEVELGLKITRTKDDSTSISDFQFAKDRAGYKKENIDININKDGTKISVSGEKEVQEMQMMPFKKEVKTKGFRKKFKIPNGVILDKIKAKYNEDEGRLTIVMPKIAKGELCGVGIEEVKEEEGANSIVSEPEQIVAEEEKILDNKSEEENAPVKKRRSKKPWHPCPPLVFGGSTLLASIIFLVLHYMRVRKS, encoded by the exons ATGGAAGTTGAATTGGGTCTCAAGATCACAAGAACAAAAGATGACAGCACTTCCATTTCAGATTTTCAGTTTGCCAAAGATAGAGCAG GTTATAAGAAAGAGAACATCGACATCAACATTAACAAAGATGGTACAAAGATTTCAGTGAGTGGTGAAAAAGAGGTGCAAGAAATGCAAATGATGCCAttcaagaaagaggtgaaaacAAAAGGGTTTAGAAAGAAGTTCAAAATCCCTAATGGAGTTATTTTGGATAAGATCAAGGCTAAGTATAACGAAGATGAAGGACGGTTGACTATAGTGATGCCAAAAATTGCAAAAGGTGAATTGTGTGGGGTGGGAATAGAAGAAGTGAAGGAAGAAGAGGGTGCAAATAGTATTGTATCAGAACCAGAACAAATTGTAGCAGAAGAAGAAAAGATTTTAGATAATAAGAGTGAAGAGGAAAATGCTCCTGTGAAGAAGAGACGTTCTAAAAAGCCATGGCATCCTTGTCCTCCATTGGTTTTTGGAGGATCAACTTTGCTTGCATCTATTATTTTTCTTGTATTGCACTATATGAGAGTGAGAAAGAGTTGA